In one window of Campylobacter hepaticus DNA:
- a CDS encoding sensor histidine kinase, with the protein MLKTKNVFIIFFILLTLIFTSAFYIFTDSYLDFLLLKQYEQKIKSLDDVLKFSLLPHLNNTNIEKFAKDTRADFIIFKKDTNISSVKNPDLFLKLKEEKILNFNSQKILIKSFIYKDYKYIIIVYPRFGNLELFLLSIAMNFGICILFICILMVLLGKKITTSFNKILDFLDSINSHKIVKLEKGIFKEFGLLNDKLLKTKEKILKNTQKNKKQDDKIALKNIQLASMISAISHELKNPLSVIDLSLEMLKDPNLKDETLKIELLEKISRQSVKLNTLTHKLNLVFNLNSEALQMQEFDLFSLCEKIIKNPGFERVILQGESTKVQADEFLIEQVIINLLSNALKYSQKEVILIAKNQKITVQDFGKGIQKDKLKFITKKFYKIDVKSDTSFGLGLFLVKKILSIHKSYLEISSTLGYGSSFSFKLNQG; encoded by the coding sequence ATGTTAAAAACTAAGAATGTTTTTATAATTTTTTTTATTTTATTAACTTTAATTTTTACTTCTGCTTTTTATATTTTTACTGATTCTTATCTTGATTTTTTACTTTTAAAACAATACGAACAAAAAATCAAAAGTCTTGATGATGTTTTAAAATTTTCTCTTTTACCACATTTAAATAACACCAATATTGAAAAATTTGCCAAAGATACTAGGGCTGATTTTATTATTTTTAAAAAAGATACTAACATAAGTTCTGTAAAAAATCCTGATTTATTTTTAAAACTTAAAGAAGAAAAAATTTTAAATTTTAATTCACAAAAAATTCTTATTAAAAGTTTCATTTATAAAGATTATAAATACATTATCATAGTTTATCCTCGCTTTGGCAATTTAGAATTGTTTTTATTAAGTATAGCCATGAATTTTGGAATATGTATTTTATTTATATGTATTTTAATGGTTTTACTGGGTAAAAAAATAACAACAAGCTTTAATAAAATTTTAGATTTTTTAGATTCTATAAATAGTCATAAAATTGTTAAATTAGAAAAAGGAATATTTAAAGAATTTGGCTTACTTAATGATAAGCTATTAAAAACTAAAGAAAAAATTTTAAAAAATACCCAAAAAAATAAAAAGCAAGACGATAAAATCGCATTAAAAAATATCCAACTTGCTAGTATGATTTCAGCAATTTCACATGAACTTAAAAATCCACTAAGTGTTATAGATCTTAGTTTAGAAATGCTTAAAGATCCTAATTTAAAAGATGAAACATTAAAGATTGAATTATTGGAAAAAATTTCGCGTCAAAGTGTAAAATTAAACACCTTAACCCATAAACTTAACCTTGTTTTTAATCTTAATAGTGAAGCCTTACAAATGCAAGAATTTGATCTTTTTTCTTTATGTGAAAAAATTATTAAAAATCCAGGTTTTGAAAGAGTAATATTGCAAGGAGAAAGTACAAAAGTTCAAGCTGATGAGTTTTTAATCGAACAAGTGATTATAAATTTACTTTCTAATGCTTTAAAATATAGCCAAAAAGAAGTTATTTTAATAGCAAAAAATCAAAAAATCACGGTACAAGATTTTGGAAAAGGTATACAAAAAGATAAATTAAAATTTATCACTAAAAAATTTTATAAAATTGATGTAAAAAGTGATACTTCCTTTGGTTTAGGCTTATTTTTAGTGAAAAAAATTTTAAGTATACACAAAAGTTATCTTGAAATTTCAAGTACTTTAGGTTATGGTTCTAGCTTTAGTTTTAAACTCAATCAAGGATAA